AATTGGACGTATTCCGGAATAAGATCATCAATTCCGTATTTCAAACTCTCGTACCAGCCATGCTATTCCGGAGTAGGGAGAGCGTATTCTGAGGAGTATCCCAGAATCGGTAGAAACCAATCGAAACCTGCTTTTAGTCTATCACCTGCCTACCTCGCCTTGCCTACAGATACCAGTTATACCGGTATTCAGTACCTCACTTCAACTGACAGCTCTTCGGGatttatattcaaatcaattcataaataTCGATATCTTGTCTTATTTCAGGGTGTAGCGTGACTTTCCACCTTTGTAGTATAGGACCATATTTGGCTAATAGATTTCCAAATCAAGTTGCTATTGTACAAGGTTTAAGGACAGCTAGCGGTTCGAGCGGTATTCTCGCTTTTCCGTTTATCATAAACTACTGTTTGAAACAGTACGGTTGGCGCGGATGCTGTTTGATTATCGGTGGTATCGCGTCTCAACAGTGCGCTCTAGGACTTCTATTTCGTCACTGGTCAAATAAACCCCTTCCAAAACACGAGGAAAACCAAGAAACGCTACTGGAGCAGAAcaatggtgataaaaccagacGATTTCGCGATCTTCATCAATTAGATCTGTTTAAACAGAAAATGTTCGTAGTATTTatgatacatatttttatcataGACGCAGCATCGTCTGTTATATATGTACACATCGTATCTGGAACTAgagttttattagaaatttctcCTGAACAAGCGAGATTTACTTTATCAGCGATAGGTTTATCAATACTCTTTGCGTGCATCGTCGTTTCATTGATAACCAAGCATCCCATGATAGATACATTCACGTTATACATGATAATGAACACATTACTAGCGATTCAAGTTTGTGTTATACCGTTTATGAAGGGTTATGTAGCAGCCCTGACAGTCAGCGCTTCTATAGGCATTCTAATGTCCGCCCATGCTGCCTTACATTTGTTGATGCTTTTGGAACTATTTGGAAGCGAATATCTGTATATGTCTTATTCGTATGGTTTTTTCAGTGGAGGATTTGGATATTTGCTCGGTGCTCCTGTTGCAGGTAGGTCTTATCTACGAGCAATAATCTCAAGTTGCGATGATGCTCCTAGAGGTTTCATGAATGGAAACTTGTCTAATTAACGCTTATTTAACTAgttgtctatttattttcaggttgGATTTACGACGCAACGGGAAACTACGCGATCTCGTTCTATTTCTGCGCTGGTTTATTGATTCTATGTGTTTTGATACTGATTCCAGAATGGATAAAACATATCAAAAAACCGAAacaaactgatgaaaatacaatAGAGCCTGTAACTCCAACGCGTAGCGAGTCTTCAAAATCTATCTAGGATGCAAAAactatttttaaaaaactaagTCTTATGACGTTGCCAGTCGCCGGTCAGCCAAGGCACGACAATAAAGattacaaaatgtttttcttgtttttgttttcttgtGAAAAATGAACTTTCTTCTTCACGAAACGACGATATGAATTCATTCAtcagatttcatttctttttgattcaattttacttttacTAGAACAAAACGACcagtaaataaataataacgGATATCTTAAACCAACGACTATAAATCGTTTATAGGCCATGCGTTTTAAAGTgtcttctaaatgttttataacTGATTTCACATTTGATTGAACATAAGCCCGAAGAAACCAAAAAACAAACTCatcaaatcaatatcatttctgtAGTGCTTCAAAGCCCAGTTTCAGACAAAAAGATGTATTACATAATCGTGTTGTCTCACTGAGTTCTTCATTCCAAACACGTGATTCCAAAGGGCAAGTTTTTGGATTCTGGTGTGATACGATCGAATTTGGCATCTACGCTATCGGTATTTTTGGTTACTCCAGCTGGTTTTGGAGGAAAAAAGATCAAGTTGACCTGTATAAATCCACAAAGCAGATACTACTAACCAATAAGACGAGTCGAAATAATACTGAACCTCTGAACTTGAACAGGCAGCCGCCAGTCTATTTTAAGCGATTTGATTCGAAAATATCCTGATACGCATATTTCGCGGCACTTGTCCTGTCCCGACCCGGATATTACCCGGCGATTTGGATATGAGATAGCTGCCGCGATATGGAACCcctgatttggatattctcggagcatCCCATTAGTGCTCAGAACTAtctagactggtcgcctgtccaattctgcgccacctgcattcgcaggCAGAATAGcggtctctatcttcaatGAATGGGACAGACAACCAGTCTACATTCGCTGTCAGAatccggcaaccagtctaagagCTAGCCTCTATGGGCGTACTCTTTTATGACTTCCAGAGTCGCatgaaatgacgtcatcagtgGGATTTCGGAGAATACCCCTCGAAACACTTCCGGGTTTGATAAACAACAACTTTCCAACTTTTACCTCGTCAACCCTATGTCCCAATTTCTGACTTATGAGATCTgacaaaataaagatgaattagtgaCGATGTTTGTTTCAACAATATTGTTAGGTTTTGATAATTCGAATTTCTGAGACTGAGCGTCCACTCTGTGACTGACTCGGCAAAAAGTGGTTTGTCGTTTTTTTGTTGGATTTATTGGAGTCTGACTCCTGACTGACTTGAGTGAGAGGTGAGTGGGAGAATTAGGCTATCTTGAAGTGATCAGTTCACTTTTGATGGTGTTACTCTGTCATTCATGAATCAGTCTAAAATATCTCATGCATGTGGTTTTTGTGTGTATTTTAAGAATTCGGACTCGCAATGAATCATCCACGGCGAGCGCAAACCGCTATCAACCGCAATTCTAGAGCACGACCTCTGAAAGAACATGAAGTAAGTTATGGAAAGTCcgtttttcaaaaacaattcaaaagcACAGTTGGATACAGCTGCTAAGTTAATGGTTAAGTTTAACTGAAGAGTAAAGTGTCCAATTTCAGtcttaatgatgataattgatttgagaATTTGCACAAAGGCCTATGACAATGCTAGAAGTGCTTCTTAAATTACTTTCAGCCATCACCGTTCCTTTTCATCGGAAACATGAACGCAGACGATGACTATGACAAATTCAAAAGGAAGTCATCAGGTGCGTACAGAAATGATactaattatgtaattattgttaattacataattaattaattaattataaacATTAATATTACATGTAATCTAAACATCCAGTAGGCCTAATAATTTATGTGCAAAATGTGTCTTATAATGTTTACATTCAATCGGTAAAGTTTGACTTGATGTATTTTGCAGTGCCCTTGAAAAATAAGAAGAATTCTACAACGAAATTCAAGTCGCGGTCAGCCCCGCCATCGAGGATAACTGCGCCATTAAACAGGTAGGCCTACGAATAGTTGTTATTTGTAGATTCCATTTTGAAAGATTATTCGTGACGACAAAATGTGTCTTCTTTTACTCAGAAAATTTGGTTCTTGATAGACTCCTATTAATCTATGTTTATGTATTGTCAAACTTGCTAAATTTGTCAAAGTTAGACAATCATTATGTTAACGACTtatcaaaataacaaaaacaaatagGGATTAAGTATTGTGACCCGATGAATGGAAAAGTTTAGGTTGTTTACTCTTACAGATCCATAGAACATTGATTCTTttatatttgcagtgaatCCGCTGAGGAGAATCCTACGCAGCGATTCTTGTACAACAATGTCGGTCCTTCATCTTCAGTAACGATAACCAAAACTCCGATTCCTGCATCACCTCAACGGAACGTGAACTACCGAGTCAAAACTCCCTTCAAACAATCAATTTACAAACCAAAATCTCAGGTAACTGGCTCAgctagatatttcaaaaacaatttttttttttaaattctcagtacgcctgatgatggctaatagtctttagccgaaacgttgcgcaaatatatatatatactcttctattcaagtttctcttttatgctgaatttattgtgggatttctctcgtgtACATAGTTAACTCGGCCTTTAACTCTTTGCTCGCCAGACACATACTTGTACAGATACTTAATCTTTACGGTCTTCACTTTTTGGCATGATTTGTTCTCGAACCAATTTTCTCCATACAACAGAAACCTATACCATTTCCTGGAGAAGAACTCCGTGAACGAACGTTGATTGCCATCGAATTGGCGcaagaaattctaaaaagaCAACCGACCCCGCCACCGAAAGAAAAACCGAGGAAAGGAAAGTTATGGAAAGGAAGGTTTGTACAATTGATTTTGTGTCTCAATTGAGTTTGAGGTTGGAGACTTTTGTACCGACTAATAATCACACAACTAGTGTAGAGGAGAGCTATGGAGGAGCCCCACCTGGTCTCAAATAATCAGTAAATGTGGAGACATGAATCTAGTCACTCATAACCCTCGTCATTCAGTATTCTATAATTCTGTAATGTCATTCTCTCTATAAGGCTAAAagaatgataccttgtttctcataattgGCCAGGTCACTTTGGTGAACTGTGATGAAATTAGTAATCAgctcatttctatttctgccgggtctgttattgttatttgatcgtgattttcaaaaacagaaaGGTGCAGGTTATATAGATGGCCGGCCGAGTCAACGTCTTTTAGGAAGCAGAAATGAGAATCAAGGTATCAATTGCTTTTTAACCCTAAATCCTGTTGTTTCTGAATTTacccgatgaagctactatgCAGTAGAAGTGAACTAAGTTTAGTTTACCTTCAAACAAATAATGtggccattttatttttgcagATTAAAGCCGATGTACCCGGTGAATATTACTGGTCCATCAATTTACGATTGTCTCGGAGTACAACCAGGTATagataataaaatttatcaaaattgtattATAATATGTATTGCTTGGGGGTTTTTGGCTTGAGGATTAAAGTTTTCTGCCTGTAGCCTGCATGCATGTAAACTATCCTCAGAACAAGGATACTGATTTGTACAACACTGATAGAATTgagaaaaatgattgaaatatcCTATTATTCTCATTCCATTTTAGACAGACGTAAAGTGATGCGTCCGAGCAACACGCTGATTCGCCGTCGCCAGATCATGCAACAATATCCGGAGATCATCGAACAGTACACTTTACATCGTTCGGAAACTAGGCAATCGCTGGTCGAATCAATCCATAACACGTCACGAGCGTCGAGTGTTAATAACGACGACATCGTCGACTATGATCTGATGTAAGTGCTCGGTTAACCCATCTGGAATCTTGTCAGACGCGGATCTCGCAATGCCATGGCAGCAATTGTTTACCGATCAATTTACGAGATATTTTAACACATTTGCTGCCATGGTTGCCATTCTTCGCGAGTGTCTATTACTACTATGAGGTTTCTCGTGGTTGGCAACAGAGCTATTTCATACCATAGTCAGCCATTGTTGGGCTTGTTCTTGCAACACATTAAAGATAGATAGTCCGCCAATAAGGAACTCTGTCATCTCTAACCTACGACTGAAACTAGATCCAAATTTCCTGCTGATTTTACTTTTGTTTACATGTTTTGTTACAGCGATGATGAACTGAATGATAATGAAGATGATGAGTTACTGTTTAACGAAGACGACAGAAATAGCGGTAGCGCTAAATTTTCCGGCAGTCCGTTGAGCCGCCCGGTTTCATCGGATCCACGTAAATCATCGGCAAAATCGGTCAGATTCGCGAACGATCCTTCGTCGGTCGTTGACGATCCGATCGGAGAGCGAGTCATGGAAACCGTGATTCACGGCGTGAAGGTTCGAATATCGACGACCCCGAGTTCAAGGTCGCATTCTGCTTTGTCGTCGTCACGCGGCGTTCCGAAAACGCCGTCGCCGATTAGCGACGTCGATGCGCGACGACATCGTTTCGAACCGATATTCAAAACGGAACCACCGAACCGAGATAATCGCTTCGAGATATCGGCTTCTACTTTGTCCGGGGGCGGGGACGATGAACGAGAGGAAAAACTTTGCGAAGATGATCGGAAAAACGTTGAGAAAAACGGTTTAGACGAAGCCGGTGATAGAAATCCGACTTCGACGAAAGCAGGAACTGACGATTCCAACTCGTCTTCTTCTGACTCCGATCTGGAGGATGAAGAACGCCGGATGCGTAGACATCCTCCGACCTCGTGTAAATACGAGGCCCGTTTGACGTCTTTATACGACagaaatgatgatgaagatgacggCGATGATGGCGATTTACTTTCGCGAACTAACGGCAGTCGTCGAGAAAAATCTCCGTCGTTAAACGCAGAGCAGACGCAAGCGGCTAGCGACGGTCAAACTCATAAGACGGCGAACGCTGATGAAAAACCGGATGATTCCGAAGTCACCATCAATGAACGAGCAACATCGTCGGAAAGTTCTCCAGGTGCTGGTGGTCCGAGTGGGAAATCTCACGAAGATTTCGAAAGAGCACTGTCGACGCGGCGCGAATCAGTCGTCAGTCGCCACGAACGCGATGATTTGTTCGATGAATTATTCATGGAGATAACTAATAGTACAACGATAGCTAATAAGAATAGCGATCTATCCGATCGTAAAAGCGTCAGGCAAAAAGCGAAACGTAGAGCGCAGTCTGCTAAAAAACAttcgaaaaatgaaagagtaaATCCCCAGAAAAATATTCGTCGCCCGCGAAGCGCTAACTCGTATATTTCACCCTATTCGCAGGTGGCTATTAAGAGGAGTGCTTCTACTACGAGTTCGTCGAATAAAACTGGCTTCATTAATGATTCTAATTcgaatagaaatgaaaaatcgaAAGAAGCATCTGCTTCGAGAAAGGAACTATCTGCGTCAGAATCGGTTGAGAAATCTGACGAAGCGGGATTTTCTGAATGTTCCAAATACAAAGAAATGAATACACAGCCGTCCGGCGAATCAGAAATTCAAATTGCTGAGGATGTAACGTCTACTTCATTGGAAAACCTGTCCGAAACGATCTCATCGATTTCCAAGAGTATACGCGAACTTTACTGCGATATTTGTGGTCTAAACAGCAAAACCTGCGTCTGCCCAAACGCTCATTTTTCATCGGCGAAGATCAATTCAGAAGAAAACAAGTTGCTTACTTTTGACGAACTCGACAAAGTGCTTTCTTCAATTCAGTCCGAGTTACAGCTCGAGAATGAAAATGCAAAGTCCACGCAGCAGACGGATTTTACGGCAGAAAATAAACCGACTATCAATGACCTTCAAAGTTATGTCGAAAAACTCGAAAGCCTAGATCTCTGCTGTGGTCAAATTAGCTCGGCCCTCACCGATATCGATGAGTTCAAAAAGATGTGCAAGAAATTTGCAATTGAGGGGCATCGATTGAGACCGGGGTCGGCTACGTCTAAAGGAAAGTTGTCGCGTCCATCGTCGGCGGTGAATCGCCCGAAACCAGCATCGGGAAACGATCACAACTCGATCGTTAAAAGTAATCGCTTGTCAGCGTCTGCTCGAATCAGACCGGGGTCGGGTAAAGCTAGATCTACGCGTTGCCGCAATGATCTGGATTATTTGGAGTTGACGGATTACAATCTCGGAGTGGAAGTAGATAATGAaaaggatgatgatgatggtgaaaCAATTGAAGCAGTGGTAGAATTTAAAGCGAATGCTCGTGAAAGTGAAAATCTGGTGGGTGAAGAAATTTCCAGGGTAAACTTACCTACTTTCTTATTTCTCCCACGagtatttgtatttcatataggcCTAGCTAAACTCACTTTAAGACCAACATCATTAATGCAATAATGTACAGTAAACCCTAGTCCGAGTTCAGGGTAAAAAATACAAGTCTGGAGTTGGTCGTATCTGAGTTaagcaaggtttactgtatataCGTTTTTGTATATAAGTTGACCATAGATAATCTCTATTGTTGAGATCACATATTTAGGATGTGTCCAATTTTAAAGATTCACAATATTTAGCAgataaaaaatgtatttatctaTTTCAGGATATGACCCCTGAACCAAGGTGAGTCTTTATTTTtagtttagatttttcaaaaattccccCTAACTAGACAGATGAGGTGGAATTCAAATTGCGATATTCAAGCAGTTTTCCttcaaataatttgttgttgcATTTACAGGGAATTGGAAATTCTCGCTACACAGAAACCGATGTCAAAGACAAAGTAAGTTCTTCATGATGCTTCATTCATAACTTCAGATTTCTATGCATTGAAAGGACCAACTGTACTGATATAAATTAGACTCCTCCTTACTCTGACTCAGATTCAAATTGGGCTAAAGTCAGTTAATTTTACAAAGATTTTCCCTCGATTCTCATCTCAGTAAAATGATTATAGTCTCAATGAGTGAGGCCTAGAGTCTAGAAATTAACATgttctttttcatcatttcaggGAAGATATCTGCACTCGTTACAAACCAAAGCAGCCGGTTGCGCAATGTTTCCCAGTTTGTTTTCACATCAATGCGAAACCACCGGCGGGCAAACTTTACTATTTCGCATATGGGTTGACTATGAACTGTAGCAGGTATGTAACAAGCATGTGTAAATTCGTGTCAAATTTTTTTGAGAAATTCTTTCATTAAAGTTATCTTTGAATTATGTTCTTAGAATGCagtcatatttacaaagagaAGTGTCTGAGCGATTTTGGGCCATCTTATTCGGGTTTTCATTGGTATTCAACAAAAAAGGTCAGCGAATAACTAAGACGATTTCCACTCAGATCAAAGcaaaaatatcgaattttATGATTTCTGATTATCAATCTTTGCATTTCAGGATTAGATTTGGAAGCTGGATCATTTCCGAATATCGAGTTCAACCCATACAGTTCTGTGGAGGGCTGTGTTTATGCGATTACGCCAAAAGAATTAGAAGTACTCGATCACTGTATGGGCTGCCCTAAGGTACATTTTTGCTATCCAAAGATTCTGGGAGACCAATTTCAAAGGATATTtgtagaattatttttcaacaagcGACTTTTGCACATACTTGCTGCCATAGTTTCCACTGCCAGCAGTTGATAGAACCAGGGAGGTTTGAAAAAATCATGTACTTCTCTTTATAGTATTGTGTACGAGCGGCATTTCCAGTTTGGTTACAGAATGCACAAGTTCAGACTGGGGGTGAAGATCAGTTGGGCGTGGCGCAATACTGCGTACCGGCAGTAACTTACATCGCGCAAGATGATTGGACAGACAATGGTGAGTccatgaaattcatttaagaggaaaattgaagaaaaaggGCGGCCACTTTCTCCCTGACATGTCAGTTGTTTCCATGACATGATCTACtactaagaatccaatcaatcaacacagtcaaatatgtaagacatagatggaaaatgtttgtatAATTGTTACACACAATTTaaatatctcaaaaaatttccctgaaatttttcaagaaaagaaaattcccagACTTTCCGCTAAGTGGCACTTCCATGAGAGATTTCATCATCACATTTAAGTGATATCGATCTGCGTTTTTCAGAAAAGTCCAGCGTCCCCACGGAGGCGACGTTCGAAGAATGCTGGAAAAGCGCCGATGTTCTGAGTCCACAATATAAACAGTATCTTCTACGCATAATAGGATAACTTTACCAATTACGAGAATTGTTGCTGGATTATGTCTGACAAATGATTCACCGGGTATCGACTGAACGAACTGAGAATTTTGGAATCGGCTCAAACCAGAATGTTTATAGACGTCAAATACCGTTTTTATCTGGATTCTAATAAAACACTGTCCAGAGTCAGTTCCGCAGTTTATGAGTTAGATTGAAAgattttcttcatatttcaacCGAGGAAGTATGATGCTAGGCTGGGTACTCATATAATGTTATGATCTATATAATCAAAGGCAGGTGTAACCGAACCGGCCtacaatatatgatatatcgTCATTGCATCTAAAATCAATaccattttcagttttatatcCGCCAGTTTTCTAACCAACttcaataatattctgttgttAGAACTTAACTGCCGCTCATTGCTGTGATTGTTACTTTAAAGATCTCTATCAATATCCTCTTACTAAACCTTATTAATATCTGAACCACTTTGCTGTGTTTCAACTATTCATTGAATGCTATTCTTTTTTGCTGTGATATGCATCGAACTTCTTAAAATGTtgcttttttacaaaatacaatttttaCGCGTATTTTCCAACTTCTAGTGGCCAACTATCATGCTTACAGTAGATATGTAGGTATGGTATTCATTATTGTATCATTTTAGTTGCTCTGATGATGGGGTTTAAAAGTAATCCCCGAaactgttagaaaataaacttttctaCGTATCTACTgcgggtttttatttgttaatgcTAACAGATCTTTGATGGATTTTCATCAATAGTCGTGCTTTGCTTATCGAGTTTAGATCGAAGTATAGTCCAAGCCTTATtgtgaaaatatatacatagttAGTTAGTCATATATTTCTGTACTGATTCATGTATTCAATGTTTTCTTATTTGCTTCatcatatattttgtgttacgtgtaatatatgtatgtacTCATCATGGAATACTTGAAAGtaattttatatacattttactgGGTGCCATGTAGGGAATACAAAAAGTCCGTCCAATGTACCGAGGAAGTCCCCTTATGTGATATGCCCTATTTAGGGGTGCACCCCTCCCTCAATCAGATCCTAGATCCACCACTGAATTAGTCGATAcacataatttgattttaaggtTTATGTAAACTGGGCCCGGATATTGTGAACGAGGTTCAGctaattcattgttttcgCCAAATCTGTCCATGCCGTATTTTTTATAACTGACAACTTTTTGAATGACATTTTCTGCTCTTTTTGTGATTGcttttttataaataaatgtgctaTATCTCTCAAAAATGATTGTTTCTTGATTTCAATTAGACTAGTTGAGAGAGCATCAATGGGCTATAAGTATGCAGCTTTCAACAATAAGTACGTCttgaattttatatgaaatacactTATAATTTCCTCCTATAAAACATTTCCATCATCGACAATCTTCGtcgaatattttgattttataatgttttaagTCTTGTTCGCTTATCGGCGCCGGCGCATCGCTCATCGGGTCTCTCAGCTCCGATTTAGGGAAAGCGATCACGTCTCGGATGCTCGGCGCTCCGACCATGATGGACAACAGACGATCAAGACCTAGAATCAAGATACACAAATATTTAATTCACTAACTCGATGCATTATAGACGAATAACGTCTGTAAGTTTCTAATACACCAACAAACAACAAAGGTAACATCCCAGTCGACTAGTTTTATAGATTAGCTTGAGTTAACCTGAGGGTCCAGTCAATCATAAAAAGGATAAACTTCAAAATCGATaaagataaaatgaaataatgaagaaattcaattGCAGCTCTTAAATCGaaatcagtctataaaacagCCTACGGGGCCCATAATCTTGCATTATTGGATATCCGATGTCTTTGATTGCTCTTGTTAAGGAAGGGGAAGGGGTTAGTGCAATGTGGACATTCTATGGAGATGGGGAGGGGGTAAAAATTTAGCAATTTTGTATGGACGTCTTCAATGGACAGTTCCTATATAACCCTTAAGTAAACGGCAGGTGGTTTCAGCGAGTCGATTCTGGAAGAAGtggttttatcaaatattcataagcAGTTCATACACACCGAGCCTGAGCTGTTTCTCTCATATCATACAAACGGATTACATACAATAAACACTGAATGACATACCTAAAGCGATTCCACCGTGTGGCGGACATCCATATTTGAATGCTTTCAAAAGATGCTCCAACTGACTAGAATTTTCCTGTAAAAAGGATAGAAGATTGATGTGTAACTAATTATCACAGCACAGACTCCtatgttttccctgatttgtcTGATTATCTAAGTTTTCTAGGCCGGTGGCCACCCTCTAACCCTATCTATGAAGTATATTCCACCCAACTTGGGTGATGCTCTCAAATTGTGCTTGTGTGATTTAGTCAAAAAGATTCGACTTGATTGGAGTCTGCTGTATTGCAACTTGGAGCGATAagactgattactccaagattgCAACAACGAGCCATTGCAAGCGATAAAAATAAACCTTTTTTGAGAAGACCAGGCACCCCACTGAAAAATCGCTAATTTTTCTCATGATTCTTAAGGTCCAAAAAGTTCCAACTAGGGAAGCGTTTAGGCTAGATACATAgataacccaaatatcaagatatcAAGGCATGTTGAAAACTTCCCAATGAACTACTGACCGAAAAATAAATGCCgtagaaaataaaagaaacagaattttacTTTTAAACAATGGTGAGGAACTATGAGTTATTTGAAGTATCTTACCTGAagtatattttctaaaatgtgtTTCTGCAGAtttgaatcatgaattcttaTCGAACCTCCACCGATTTCAGCTCCGTTTAAAACCAGGTCGTAATGTAAACTTCGCACCTGTTAATAACgcattgaaaatagaaaacaatcgttattatcataatcattaaGGAAACCTGTGTTTAAAGTGCAGGCTCGAGTGATGCTTAGCAGGGTTGAGGGTGTATAGAAATGAACAAAGAAAGCAAATAAGATCCCACTCCAAGGTCGTCACttttaaactgattttgatcttgagtaaagaaaaatagaaaaaaatttatagTCTATAgtagtaaaagatatatttaataataatcataattagtGTTTTATATAGCGCTTAATCCAGCTCATAAAAAAAGAGCGCTTCACAT
This Tubulanus polymorphus chromosome 7, tnTubPoly1.2, whole genome shotgun sequence DNA region includes the following protein-coding sequences:
- the LOC141909015 gene encoding uncharacterized protein LOC141909015 isoform X2 is translated as MNHPRRAQTAINRNSRARPLKEHEPSPFLFIGNMNADDDYDKFKRKSSVPLKNKKNSTTKFKSRSAPPSRITAPLNSESAEENPTQRFLYNNVGPSSSVTITKTPIPASPQRNVNYRVKTPFKQSIYKPKSQKPIPFPGEELRERTLIAIELAQEILKRQPTPPPKEKPRKGKLWKGRLKPMYPVNITGPSIYDCLGVQPDRRKVMRPSNTLIRRRQIMQQYPEIIEQYTLHRSETRQSLVESIHNTSRASSVNNDDIVDYDLIDDELNDNEDDELLFNEDDRNSGSAKFSGSPLSRPVSSDPRKSSAKSVRFANDPSSVVDDPIGERVMETVIHGVKVRISTTPSSRSHSALSSSRGVPKTPSPISDVDARRHRFEPIFKTEPPNRDNRFEISASTLSGGGDDEREEKLCEDDRKNVEKNGLDEAGDRNPTSTKAGTDDSNSSSSDSDLEDEERRMRRHPPTSCKYEARLTSLYDRNDDEDDGDDGDLLSRTNGSRREKSPSLNAEQTQAASDGQTHKTANADEKPDDSEVTINERATSSESSPGAGGPSGKSHEDFERALSTRRESVVSRHERDDLFDELFMEITNSTTIANKNSDLSDRKSVRQKAKRRAQSAKKHSKNERVNPQKNIRRPRSANSYISPYSQVAIKRSASTTSSSNKTGFINDSNSNRNEKSKEASASRKELSASESVEKSDEAGFSECSKYKEMNTQPSGESEIQIAEDVTSTSLENLSETISSISKSIRELYCDICGLNSKTCVCPNAHFSSAKINSEENKLLTFDELDKVLSSIQSELQLENENAKSTQQTDFTAENKPTINDLQSYVEKLESLDLCCGQISSALTDIDEFKKMCKKFAIEGHRLRPGSATSKGKLSRPSSAVNRPKPASGNDHNSIVKSNRLSASARIRPGSGKARSTRCRNDLDYLELTDYNLGVEVDNEKDDDDGETIEAVVEFKANARESENLDMTPEPRELEILATQKPMSKTKEDICTRYKPKQPVAQCFPVCFHINAKPPAGKLYYFAYGLTMNCSRMQSYLQREVSERFWAILFGFSLVFNKKGLDLEAGSFPNIEFNPYSSVEGCVYAITPKELEVLDHCMGCPKYCVRAAFPVWLQNAQVQTGGEDQLGVAQYCVPAVTYIAQDDWTDNEKSSVPTEATFEECWKSADVLSPQYKQYLLRIIG
- the LOC141909015 gene encoding uncharacterized protein LOC141909015 isoform X1 produces the protein MNHPRRAQTAINRNSRARPLKEHEPSPFLFIGNMNADDDYDKFKRKSSVPLKNKKNSTTKFKSRSAPPSRITAPLNSESAEENPTQRFLYNNVGPSSSVTITKTPIPASPQRNVNYRVKTPFKQSIYKPKSQKPIPFPGEELRERTLIAIELAQEILKRQPTPPPKEKPRKGKLWKGRLKPMYPVNITGPSIYDCLGVQPDRRKVMRPSNTLIRRRQIMQQYPEIIEQYTLHRSETRQSLVESIHNTSRASSVNNDDIVDYDLIDDELNDNEDDELLFNEDDRNSGSAKFSGSPLSRPVSSDPRKSSAKSVRFANDPSSVVDDPIGERVMETVIHGVKVRISTTPSSRSHSALSSSRGVPKTPSPISDVDARRHRFEPIFKTEPPNRDNRFEISASTLSGGGDDEREEKLCEDDRKNVEKNGLDEAGDRNPTSTKAGTDDSNSSSSDSDLEDEERRMRRHPPTSCKYEARLTSLYDRNDDEDDGDDGDLLSRTNGSRREKSPSLNAEQTQAASDGQTHKTANADEKPDDSEVTINERATSSESSPGAGGPSGKSHEDFERALSTRRESVVSRHERDDLFDELFMEITNSTTIANKNSDLSDRKSVRQKAKRRAQSAKKHSKNERVNPQKNIRRPRSANSYISPYSQVAIKRSASTTSSSNKTGFINDSNSNRNEKSKEASASRKELSASESVEKSDEAGFSECSKYKEMNTQPSGESEIQIAEDVTSTSLENLSETISSISKSIRELYCDICGLNSKTCVCPNAHFSSAKINSEENKLLTFDELDKVLSSIQSELQLENENAKSTQQTDFTAENKPTINDLQSYVEKLESLDLCCGQISSALTDIDEFKKMCKKFAIEGHRLRPGSATSKGKLSRPSSAVNRPKPASGNDHNSIVKSNRLSASARIRPGSGKARSTRCRNDLDYLELTDYNLGVEVDNEKDDDDGETIEAVVEFKANARESENLVGEEISRDMTPEPRELEILATQKPMSKTKEDICTRYKPKQPVAQCFPVCFHINAKPPAGKLYYFAYGLTMNCSRMQSYLQREVSERFWAILFGFSLVFNKKGLDLEAGSFPNIEFNPYSSVEGCVYAITPKELEVLDHCMGCPKYCVRAAFPVWLQNAQVQTGGEDQLGVAQYCVPAVTYIAQDDWTDNEKSSVPTEATFEECWKSADVLSPQYKQYLLRIIG